The genomic window ATCCTGGCCTCTTGGGGAAGCGCCGCTTCCAGCCCCGCTAAGTTTCTCCTTGCCGCCGCAGTCTCCATCTGTCGCCTGCCCTCCTTCAGCATGCCCTGATACGTGCAACCCGGACGGGAACGCTTCGCTCAGCCCGTCGCAAACGTCCCGATTTTACCCTCAACCCACCACAAAGTCAAGGGGGTATGGAAAAAACAACCACAACATGATGTGGTAAGCGTCCGCCCGGTCCATCCTCGAATTCGCACCTTTCGCAACTACAAGGACATCAACTGGTTGCGGGTTGCGCGCGGCTGCAAGGGAGAGGGACATTCCCCCAAACGCCAGTTTCGGCGGCGGAGAGCAACACGAAAAAGGGGGAAAAGAAAAAAAAGCCGTTGCAAAATGAGAACGTTTATGCTAAGGTGGTCGCGGGAGGTGTTGTACTCCCACTGGCCGGGTGCCTGGTGACGTGGTAACCGGGAGGGTGGTGGAGGCCCCCTCTGCATGTGTGGGCACCGGGCCGGGAAATGTGTCTTTCATTTTGTGCAAGTGTCCCGAGCTGGGGCAAAAGGAGAGTAATCATGAGTCGCACACGTAAAGGGTTTACGCTGATTGAGTTGCTTGTCGTCATCGCCATCATCGGCATTCTGGCTGCCATCCTTCTTCCGGCGCTCGCCCGGGCGCGCGAGTCGGCCCGCCGGGCCAGCTGCCAGAACAACCTGAAGCAGTTCGGCCTGGTGTGCAAGATGTACGCCAACGAGTCCAAGGGGCAGTCCTTCCCCACCATCATGACCTATGACTGCCAGAACAGCAACACGCCCCCCATCAACAAGTCTTTCGCCATAAACGCCTTCCAGGTGTATCCGGAGTACCTGACGGATCCGGCCGTGGCCATTTGCCCGTCCGACCCGATGAACAAGGGCGTCGAGGGGACGTTTGAAGAGGCGCACCGGTCCGGCCACACGCAGCTTTGGAACGGGTCGGCCTATGAGCCCCTTCCGGCCGATGCCGAGACGCGTTTCTTCCCCTGCGAGCTGGACAGCAGCAGTTGCAGTTATCTGTACATGGGCTGGGCGCTCCACCTCCCGGGCGTCACGGACGACCCGCACGTCTTCACGTCCACTGATTCCGGTGCGCTGTTTAGCGAAATCGCGACATACTTCGCCACGAAGCCGGGCCTTGATCCCGACCTCGTGGCCGGGCTGAGCGCCATCCTTATGAACCTCGTGCAGGTGGTCCAGAACACGAACCCCGCCGATCTCGACCAGGTCAGCGAGGACATGGAGCTGAGCCTGCCCAGCGGCCGCAAGATGACCGTCTACCGTTTCCGCGAGGGCATTGAGCGCTTCTTCATCACGGACATCAACAACCCCGGCGCCAGCACGCAGGCCCAGAGCTCGCTCGCCATCATGTCCGACACCATTTCCAACGACTCCAGCGACGAAAACTCGTTCAACCACGTCCCCGGCGGCTCGAACGTCCTCTACATGGACGGCCACGTCGAGTTCCTGCGCTACCCGA from Candidatus Hydrogenedentota bacterium includes these protein-coding regions:
- a CDS encoding DUF1559 domain-containing protein, yielding MSRTRKGFTLIELLVVIAIIGILAAILLPALARARESARRASCQNNLKQFGLVCKMYANESKGQSFPTIMTYDCQNSNTPPINKSFAINAFQVYPEYLTDPAVAICPSDPMNKGVEGTFEEAHRSGHTQLWNGSAYEPLPADAETRFFPCELDSSSCSYLYMGWALHLPGVTDDPHVFTSTDSGALFSEIATYFATKPGLDPDLVAGLSAILMNLVQVVQNTNPADLDQVSEDMELSLPSGRKMTVYRFREGIERFFITDINNPGASTQAQSSLAIMSDTISNDSSDENSFNHVPGGSNVLYMDGHVEFLRYPSGWPVSPLAAGVMGAF